Sequence from the Ereboglobus luteus genome:
GCGAAACCGAACTACTCACAGTTCCTGTAACACTTTTGAGCACACCTAGTATTCACTTAGCTTTGAGATTTTTCTTTACTAAGTTAGTAAATTACTAAATTAGTAACGAACTAATTTATGGAACCACTAAAAATACCAACCACCCTCAAGCACAAACCTGTCGTCGTTGCCGAGGATTATGCAAATGTCGACGGTCGTTATGCTTATGATACGGACACACAAGGACTATCGCTTGGCCTCGCCCAATGGAATGACCGTGGCAAAGTCGATATCTCTGCGAAGGTTTGGCGGCACACCGGCGAAAAGTGGTCGCGCCAGTCCGAGGAGCTTCCCCTTCATCGGGTGCTTGATCTCGCGATTTTTGTGTGTCGCGCAAAGCAACATTTTAAGGACGCCTACCGTTTTCCGAAACTTTACGACGAGCAAAATCCCGTCATCGACCGCGTGGGGCTTCAAGGCGACGCCATGACGCTGAAAATCTGCACCGACAACGAAAACCTCGAAGAAGACATTCACCTGTTCCACCAGGCGCTGAGCAATGACGACGAACTTCTGGGCGAACGCCTAAAGGCGCTGGCGGGCATCCTGCGCGAAATGGGCTACTGAAATCTTTGCGAAAAGCCGCGGGCGTTTGTCGCGATTTTGCCGTGTCTGCAAACCGGCGCATCATTTCTTCTGTTGAAAACCCTGGTGTTTGCCGAAAAATCAGCGGCATGAAATCCCATCGCAAGGAACTCTGGTTTGAAGTCCCTCAACGCCGCGGGCTCGTCAACATCACGTCGCAAGTCGAGGCGGCCCTTAAGGAAAGCGGCATTCGCGAGGGCTTGTGCCTTGTGAACGCCATGCATATCACCGCGAGCGTTTTCATCAACGATGACGAATCTGGTTTGCACGCCGACTACGAACGATGGCTCGAAAAACTCGCGCCGGAAAACCCCCACTCGCAATACGCCCACAATGGCGCCGAGGACAATGCCGACGCGCACCTCAAGCGCACAATCATGGGCCGCGAAGTCGTCGTCGCCGTGACCAATGGGCGCCTCGATTTCGGCCCGTGGGAACAGATTTTCTACTACGAGCTCGACGGCCTGCGCCGCAAACGCGCGTTGATAAAAATCATCGGCGAGTGATTCCGAAAAACGGCATGGCTGTTTTGGGGCAGGGCGAACCCTCCGGGTGAGTCGGGAATGTTGGCGCGCACCCGGAGGGTTCCTCCCTACCGCTTTTTTATTTCGAGCATGCCCGTGTTTTCGCGATCGAAAAATCCGGGCACAAAAAAGCAGGCCCCGAAACCTTGGCGGTTTGCGGGGCCTGCGTAAATTGAGAAACAAGAGCGTCGCCGGCTGTGCCGGTGCAAACGCGCGCGGCGATTTTTATTTGGCCTGCGCGTATTTTGCGGCGTGGGACTTGGCGCGAGCCGCGGCGTTCTTGTGAACGACGCCGGACTTGGTGGCCTTGTCCATCGCGGACGCGTAGGCGCTGGCGGCGGACTTGGCGGCGGCTGCGTCGCCTGACTTGGCGGCGGCTTCGAATTTCTTGTGGAGAGTCTTCAGACGGGTCTTGACGACTTTGTTGCGCGCGGTGAAACGCACGGTTTTGCGGGCTGCCTTGATGGCGGATTTAGTGTTGGCCATGACTTATGAATAAAATGTGTAAGTCGCGTAGAAACCCAAACACGGGCGGGCGAGTCAAGGTTTTCTTTGCCGTGCCCAATGCGGGGCGCTTTTCGCCATTCTCCAATGGCGGAAATTAACAAGCAGTTTTTCGCATGGTGTTTTTCGATTTTTTTGAAGTTTGCGTGCCAATGTATTCGACTTGCAAAAGCCAGCTTCGACTTGAGATGTGGCATGTGTTCTGCTCGCATTGTGTCATGAAAGTCGCATTTGTCAGCGGAACCAGCATTGTGAACTCCGATCTTTTCTCGGAATGGGAGGCGCGTTCGGCCACGACAAAATACGGCACGGTTGGTTACAAGGCGCGCGGCGAACATGTGATTTTGAATCGTCACGGCACCGGTGTTCCAAAGCCGCCGCATGCGATCAACTACCGCGCAAACATTCGCGCGCTGGCCGATCTCGGTTTCACGGATGTGGTGTCGTTGAACTCGGTCGGCTCGCTGCGGCTGAACCTGACTCCGGGCACGATTGTCTCGTGCGGCGACTATGTTTGTTTGCAGGACGGGCCGCGGACATTTTTCGACGACGAGTTGAGGGGCGGCTCGGCGGGCATCGACAACAACCTGATTCCGATGCTCGTGGAAAAACTCGCGCCCGAGTTCGAGATTCAGACGGGAAAGGTTTATGTGCAGATGCGCGGGCCGCGTTTCGAGACGAAGGCGGAAATCCAGATTCTCAAAAACTGGGGCGACGTGGTCGGCATGACGGCGGCGCACGAGGCGGATCTGTGCAGCGAGATCGGGCTGCGTTACAACTCGCTCGCGATCATCGACAATTACGCCAACGGGCTGGCGGGCGAGGAAATCGATTTCATTAAATTCAAGGACCTAGTGCGCGACAATCAGATCAAGGTAAACCGTCTCTTCGCGCGGCTTCTGGAGGTCTTTGCCTGAGCCCATGCGGAACTCGCCATACAAATGGTTGATCTTGCTCGCGGTCACACTGATTTGGTGTGGAATAAATTATTTTGGCCTGCTCGACTTCATCGAGGAGGAGACGATTGACTGGCGGTTTCAATATCGCGGCGAGCTGCCGGGGCAGGGGAAGATTTTCTATCTGGATGTTGACGCAAAATCTATCGCCGACATCGGCAACCTGGCGTGGGATCGCGCGTATTACGTGGATGTGTGCGAAGCGGCGTTGAAGGAGGGCGGGGCAAAGGCGGTTGGCATCGACTATGTGTTTTCGGACCGCGGCATGCCGGAGATCGCGGATCGCGATCGTTTTCAAAAGGGCACGTTGCGCATGGCGGGCCTGCTGTTTTCGGAGCCGCCGCCGCCCGTCGTGCTCGCGGCGGGTTACGCGTCGTCGCATGATCGCGATATCAACGGCCTGCCGATCGTGCGCGAGATGCCGCGCGTGCTTGATTCCACGTCAAAGACACAACCTCCGGAGCTTCCCCAAATCCGCGTGCGCAACCGCATCTACACCCCGCCTTATGTGGGGTTGATCGACACGATTGACGGCGCGATGAACCGGGTGCCGCTTTTCGCGCCCGACGAAAACAGGACGTGGTATCACATGAGCGTGGAGCTTGCGCGCCTGGCGTGGAAGCTGCCGCAGAAGGGCGTGCGCGTGCATGCGAACCGGCTGGAGTTTGTGCGCGACGACAACGTGGTGCTGGCTTCGGTGCCTTTGATCGACGGGCAGGATGTGGAGGTGAACTGGTCCACGCGCTGGGATTCGCCGCAGAACGCGCGCGCGAGTTTTTCCGACGCGCTTGTGGCCGCGGGCATGTTGAAATCGGAGAAACCCGAGGAGCGCGAGGCGGCGCATAAACTTTTCGAGCGGATGCGCGACTCGATCGTGCTGATCGGCCCGGTCGATCCGTTGCTGCAGGACCGCGCGCCGACGCGCCTCGACGCGCTGCCGGTGCCGCGCGTGGGCTTGATAGGCACCCTCATCCGCCAGTTTCAATCGGGCGCTTACGTGCGCCGCGTTCCGGGGTGGGCGCAGTGGATGCTGATCATCGGGCTGACCGCGGGCGTGTGCGGGCTGCAACTCGCGAACCTTCGCGGGCGCTGGGGCGTGGTTGCGAAAATCGGGGCGGCGGCGCTCGTGGTGGCGTATGTGTGGTGCGTGTTTTTGGTGTTCCTCAAATACAACCTGATCCTGCCGCTCGTGATCCCGCTGTTCTCGGCGTTCACGACGAGTTTTGCGCTGACGGCGCTGCTGCTGGTGGTCGCGGAACGGATGCGCAGCAGGATCACGAGTTTCTTCGGCACGTATGTGTCTCCCGCGCTTGTGCAACGCATGATCGAGTCGGGCGACGAGCCGCAACTCGGCGGTGTCGAGGTGCCGATCACGGCATATTTCAGCGACATTCAGAACTTCACAATGGTGGCCGAGTCGCTTTCGCCGACACGGCTCGTCGAGTTCATGAACGACTATCTTTCCTCGGCGACGGATGTGATCACCGATCAGGAGGGCGCGCTCGACAAATACATGGGCGACGCCGTGGTGGCGATGTTCGGCGCGCCGGTGGCGAACGTGGACCATGCCCTGCGCGCGTGCGTGGCGACGCAGCTCGTGCATGCGAAAAACATCGAGATTCGCGAACGCTGGCCCGAGATCGTCAAAAAAATGCCCGTGCGCAGCCAGATCGGCCTGAGCACCGGAAAGGCGACCGTGGGCAATATCGGATCGCGCACGCGCTTCGACTACACGATGATGGGCGACACGGTGAACATCGCCGCGCGCCTCGAAAACGCGGCCCGTGTTTACGGCGTGCAGACCTTGGTTTCGGGCGAGACGCGCAAGGGCGCGGAAAAATACGGAAACCAGTGCGTGTTTCGCAATCTGGGAAAAATCGTCGTGAAGGGCCGCCAGCAGCCCGTCGACATTCATGAAATCATGGGGCTGCGCGACCGCATGCCGGCAGCGGCGCTGGAGTGCAAACGAGTGTTCGAGGAGGGGCTGGAA
This genomic interval carries:
- the rpsT gene encoding 30S ribosomal protein S20, with amino-acid sequence MANTKSAIKAARKTVRFTARNKVVKTRLKTLHKKFEAAAKSGDAAAAKSAASAYASAMDKATKSGVVHKNAAARAKSHAAKYAQAK
- a CDS encoding DUF6530 family protein; this encodes MEPLKIPTTLKHKPVVVAEDYANVDGRYAYDTDTQGLSLGLAQWNDRGKVDISAKVWRHTGEKWSRQSEELPLHRVLDLAIFVCRAKQHFKDAYRFPKLYDEQNPVIDRVGLQGDAMTLKICTDNENLEEDIHLFHQALSNDDELLGERLKALAGILREMGY
- a CDS encoding CHASE2 domain-containing protein; the encoded protein is MRNSPYKWLILLAVTLIWCGINYFGLLDFIEEETIDWRFQYRGELPGQGKIFYLDVDAKSIADIGNLAWDRAYYVDVCEAALKEGGAKAVGIDYVFSDRGMPEIADRDRFQKGTLRMAGLLFSEPPPPVVLAAGYASSHDRDINGLPIVREMPRVLDSTSKTQPPELPQIRVRNRIYTPPYVGLIDTIDGAMNRVPLFAPDENRTWYHMSVELARLAWKLPQKGVRVHANRLEFVRDDNVVLASVPLIDGQDVEVNWSTRWDSPQNARASFSDALVAAGMLKSEKPEEREAAHKLFERMRDSIVLIGPVDPLLQDRAPTRLDALPVPRVGLIGTLIRQFQSGAYVRRVPGWAQWMLIIGLTAGVCGLQLANLRGRWGVVAKIGAAALVVAYVWCVFLVFLKYNLILPLVIPLFSAFTTSFALTALLLVVAERMRSRITSFFGTYVSPALVQRMIESGDEPQLGGVEVPITAYFSDIQNFTMVAESLSPTRLVEFMNDYLSSATDVITDQEGALDKYMGDAVVAMFGAPVANVDHALRACVATQLVHAKNIEIRERWPEIVKKMPVRSQIGLSTGKATVGNIGSRTRFDYTMMGDTVNIAARLENAARVYGVQTLVSGETRKGAEKYGNQCVFRNLGKIVVKGRQQPVDIHEIMGLRDRMPAAALECKRVFEEGLEKFFSRDWTGAAELFAQSAKLEWYPVIVPGQRTPSEVFLDRCEALKKNPPSEDWTGVYVMETK
- a CDS encoding secondary thiamine-phosphate synthase enzyme YjbQ gives rise to the protein MKSHRKELWFEVPQRRGLVNITSQVEAALKESGIREGLCLVNAMHITASVFINDDESGLHADYERWLEKLAPENPHSQYAHNGAEDNADAHLKRTIMGREVVVAVTNGRLDFGPWEQIFYYELDGLRRKRALIKIIGE
- a CDS encoding MTAP family purine nucleoside phosphorylase codes for the protein MKVAFVSGTSIVNSDLFSEWEARSATTKYGTVGYKARGEHVILNRHGTGVPKPPHAINYRANIRALADLGFTDVVSLNSVGSLRLNLTPGTIVSCGDYVCLQDGPRTFFDDELRGGSAGIDNNLIPMLVEKLAPEFEIQTGKVYVQMRGPRFETKAEIQILKNWGDVVGMTAAHEADLCSEIGLRYNSLAIIDNYANGLAGEEIDFIKFKDLVRDNQIKVNRLFARLLEVFA